From one Candidatus Deferrimicrobiaceae bacterium genomic stretch:
- a CDS encoding Wadjet anti-phage system protein JetD domain-containing protein — MTGSGHRCVRFRHERREGPWRDAGLLRERDVERIAVCTECGRGRSGRYRKVVAVERESRGLAAAPETFLRELAGRLEILFRGRKTLRAGPLLRRLGGIRSESDLETLAASAPIRLVYHPRGGALLLHEIHALDPEKLGEISRPGAAARRRAALAETRSATEGLTHPAAQAIGEMMAGEDAAGWDERVLRSLAALARLIEAGETRSSRIFSTEALGHSKALSQVRPRLERLVGPLDRLGIRDTGVHLLVGGKGRLRFPGGDLEVERFRSLGLAEEDVLRLKGVRLPAGGLLVVENLTPFHACLGPERNDRDLLVIWSAGYPGRGVTRFVELAAGGGGRIRVWCDVDLGGVRIARLIHRAAGGRAVPVLMDGSVVRSARITCPLARGQRESIVRDLALHPDALLAETLTALLERGAWVEQESLIDRLAALSGSQGAIGTEVHRG; from the coding sequence ATGACCGGATCCGGCCATCGGTGCGTCCGCTTCCGTCACGAGAGAAGGGAAGGCCCGTGGCGCGATGCCGGGTTGCTCCGCGAGCGGGACGTGGAACGCATCGCGGTCTGCACCGAGTGCGGCCGAGGGCGCAGCGGTCGCTACCGGAAGGTCGTCGCCGTCGAGCGGGAAAGCAGGGGGCTGGCGGCGGCGCCGGAAACCTTCCTCCGGGAGCTGGCCGGGCGGTTGGAAATTCTTTTCCGGGGCCGGAAAACGCTCCGAGCGGGACCGCTCCTTCGGCGCCTCGGCGGGATCCGCAGCGAGTCCGACCTCGAGACGCTGGCCGCCTCCGCGCCGATCCGCCTCGTCTATCATCCGAGGGGGGGCGCTCTGCTCCTCCACGAGATTCACGCCCTCGACCCGGAGAAGCTCGGGGAGATCTCGCGCCCGGGGGCGGCGGCGCGGCGAAGGGCCGCGCTGGCGGAGACCCGATCCGCGACCGAAGGATTGACCCATCCCGCAGCCCAGGCCATCGGCGAGATGATGGCCGGGGAGGACGCGGCGGGGTGGGACGAGCGGGTGCTGCGATCGCTGGCCGCCCTGGCCCGGCTGATCGAAGCGGGCGAGACCCGATCCTCGCGCATCTTTTCCACGGAAGCGCTGGGGCACTCCAAGGCCCTCTCGCAGGTTCGCCCCCGCCTGGAGCGCCTCGTCGGCCCTCTCGATCGGCTCGGGATCCGGGATACGGGAGTCCATCTTCTCGTCGGAGGGAAAGGGCGGCTTCGCTTTCCCGGCGGGGACCTGGAGGTGGAACGGTTTCGGTCCCTGGGACTGGCGGAAGAGGATGTGTTGAGGCTGAAGGGGGTTCGCCTGCCGGCGGGAGGGCTTCTCGTCGTGGAGAACCTCACCCCTTTCCACGCGTGTCTGGGGCCGGAGCGGAACGATCGCGATCTACTGGTCATCTGGTCCGCCGGCTATCCCGGGCGCGGCGTGACCCGTTTCGTGGAACTTGCGGCCGGTGGGGGAGGGCGCATACGGGTCTGGTGCGATGTCGACCTGGGCGGGGTGCGGATCGCGAGGTTGATCCACCGCGCCGCGGGGGGAAGGGCTGTCCCGGTCCTCATGGACGGCTCAGTCGTCCGAAGCGCGCGGATCACCTGCCCGCTCGCCCGGGGACAACGGGAGAGCATCGTACGCGACCTGGCGTTGCATCCCGACGCGCTCCTGGCGGAGACCCTGACGGCCCTCCTCGAAAGGGGCGCCTGGGTCGAACAGGAATCCCTGATCGACCGGCTGGCCGCCCTGTCGGGGTCACAAGGGGCGATCGGAACGGAAGTCCACAGGGGGTGA